The following proteins are co-located in the Streptosporangium brasiliense genome:
- a CDS encoding thiamine pyrophosphate-binding protein, whose translation MTPTDSAGYASAWHAAVDFLQASGVETVFGLPDDDLVPLKALEPTDVRMVLCRDQRAAAFMAAGHALRSGQTAVCVIGKGPAAANVVGGLVEARCSGAPMVVLASGTSASARGSGAFQELDQMAMLSPVVKWAHRVDHPDRVVPAIERAFLVAANGAPGPVYLEFSADLLEAEVVRGRPWRLPRTHRPTPDGPALETSLAALRASRRPVLLVGGGMRHRNADGQVERLAERLGAAIFVTATGRGSVDEDHPLFCGLAGLYAPEESHPLWAGTDLVVALGSRLEETATYRPGFAGPGTDVLQVNLEPAEVSAEWGGPVVIGDGGAAVRAWLAGLAEEGNGADPEWADSVRSCHSRSAGRVAAERRRVAELPGIHIAEVLYVLDEVLPAKRILVQENGLQDMWSYFYPFWSCGASADSIVPSEQTSLGFGAVAAAGVKLAAPDHAVAAFVGDGAFGKLGADLDVLVDEGIGVLYIVLDNGGYGWLQAQLDKGGAGSSRFRFVREPAAAGDGRPGPYHAVVDDRVGLKKELWQAAQESAAGRVAVVWIPVRLEDVPADLTEMEGQHS comes from the coding sequence ATGACCCCCACCGACAGTGCCGGCTACGCGAGCGCGTGGCACGCGGCCGTCGACTTCCTCCAGGCGAGCGGAGTCGAGACGGTCTTCGGACTGCCCGACGACGACCTCGTCCCGCTGAAGGCGCTCGAACCCACCGACGTCAGGATGGTGCTCTGCCGCGACCAGCGGGCCGCGGCCTTCATGGCGGCCGGTCACGCGCTCAGGTCGGGGCAGACCGCGGTGTGCGTCATCGGCAAGGGTCCCGCGGCCGCCAACGTCGTGGGCGGCCTGGTCGAGGCCCGCTGCTCCGGGGCGCCGATGGTCGTGCTGGCCTCCGGCACCTCCGCCAGCGCGCGGGGCTCGGGGGCCTTCCAGGAGCTGGACCAGATGGCGATGCTGTCGCCCGTGGTCAAGTGGGCGCACCGGGTCGACCACCCCGACCGGGTCGTGCCCGCCATCGAGCGCGCCTTCCTGGTCGCCGCCAACGGCGCGCCGGGCCCCGTCTACCTTGAGTTCTCCGCCGACCTGCTGGAGGCCGAGGTGGTCCGCGGCCGTCCGTGGCGGCTGCCGCGGACGCACCGCCCCACGCCGGACGGGCCGGCGCTGGAGACCTCGCTGGCGGCGCTGCGCGCCAGCCGCCGCCCCGTCCTGCTGGTCGGCGGCGGGATGCGGCACCGCAACGCCGACGGCCAGGTGGAGCGGCTCGCCGAACGGCTCGGCGCGGCGATCTTCGTCACCGCGACCGGCCGGGGGAGCGTCGACGAGGACCACCCGCTCTTCTGCGGCCTGGCGGGTCTCTACGCCCCCGAGGAGTCGCATCCGCTGTGGGCCGGGACCGACCTGGTGGTGGCCCTCGGCAGCAGGCTGGAGGAGACGGCCACCTACCGGCCCGGCTTCGCCGGCCCCGGCACCGACGTGCTGCAGGTCAACCTCGAACCGGCCGAGGTGTCGGCCGAATGGGGCGGACCGGTGGTCATCGGCGACGGCGGCGCGGCCGTACGGGCGTGGCTGGCGGGTCTCGCCGAGGAGGGGAACGGGGCCGATCCGGAGTGGGCCGACTCCGTGCGGAGCTGCCACAGCCGGTCGGCCGGACGGGTGGCCGCCGAGCGGCGGCGGGTGGCCGAGCTGCCCGGGATCCACATCGCCGAGGTCCTGTACGTCCTCGACGAGGTGCTGCCGGCCAAGCGGATCCTGGTGCAGGAGAACGGCCTGCAGGACATGTGGTCCTACTTCTACCCCTTCTGGAGCTGTGGCGCCTCGGCCGACTCCATCGTGCCGTCGGAGCAGACCAGTCTCGGCTTCGGCGCCGTCGCCGCGGCGGGGGTGAAGCTCGCCGCCCCGGACCACGCGGTGGCCGCCTTCGTCGGGGACGGCGCCTTCGGCAAGCTCGGCGCCGACCTCGACGTCCTGGTCGACGAGGGGATCGGGGTGCTGTACATCGTGCTGGACAACGGCGGCTACGGCTGGCTGCAGGCCCAGCTCGACAAGGGGGGAGCCGGGAGCTCGCGCTTCCGGTTCGTGCGGGAGCCCGCCGCGGCCGGTGACGGCCGGCCCGGGCCGTACCACGCGGTCGTGGACGACCGGGTGGGGCTGAAGAAGGAGCTGTGGCAGGCGGCGCAGGAGAGCGCCGCCGGCCGCGTGGCCGTCGTCTGGATACCGGTGCGGCTGGAGGACGTGCCGGCCGACCTCACGGAAATGGAGGGACAGCACTCATGA
- the fabF gene encoding beta-ketoacyl-ACP synthase II: MRTYGQRRVVITGQGVISPVGLSVQNFWDALLAGRSGVGPITSFDTTDLPVKIAGEVTGFDPLEYMPRTVSRRIDKYAQFAVAAAMQAIEDSKLVIDDANTHRVGVLIGSGYGPTALVQSGTLTLDERGHRALAPWLSAATSIDCAAGEIALKVGATGPSGAVSTACASGTSAVGEAMRMIQRGDVDAVIAGGADNSITSFDIGSTAMSRALSRRNDDPQRASRPFDKDRDGFVMAAGAGVLVLEDARSAERRGAPILAEVVGYGATSDAYHPTAPHPEGLGARRAMQLALDDASVAASEIDHINAHGTSTVLNDRTEAAAIRRVFGDHAPNIPITGVKSMTGHMIGAAGAVELIATVQALLTGIVPPTINCDDPEDAGLNFVPHRPQEHDIRVAMSNSFGFAGHNATLVVRRFEH, encoded by the coding sequence ATGAGAACGTACGGACAGCGGCGTGTCGTCATCACGGGACAGGGCGTCATCTCGCCGGTCGGGCTGAGCGTCCAGAACTTCTGGGACGCGCTGCTGGCGGGCCGGAGCGGCGTGGGGCCGATCACCTCCTTCGACACGACCGACCTCCCGGTGAAGATCGCCGGAGAGGTGACCGGGTTCGACCCCCTGGAGTACATGCCCCGCACGGTCAGCCGCAGGATCGACAAGTACGCCCAGTTCGCCGTCGCCGCGGCGATGCAGGCGATCGAGGACTCCAAGCTGGTCATCGACGACGCCAACACCCACCGGGTCGGGGTGCTCATCGGCTCCGGGTACGGTCCCACCGCGCTGGTGCAGTCCGGCACGCTGACGCTCGACGAGCGCGGCCACCGCGCCCTGGCGCCGTGGCTGTCGGCGGCCACCTCGATCGACTGCGCCGCCGGTGAGATCGCCCTCAAGGTGGGCGCCACCGGACCCTCCGGCGCGGTGAGCACGGCCTGCGCGTCGGGGACCTCGGCGGTGGGGGAGGCGATGCGGATGATCCAGCGCGGTGACGTGGACGCGGTCATCGCCGGCGGCGCCGACAACTCCATCACCTCCTTCGACATCGGCTCGACCGCGATGTCCCGGGCGCTGTCGCGCCGCAACGACGACCCGCAGCGGGCCAGCCGTCCCTTCGACAAGGACCGGGACGGGTTCGTCATGGCCGCCGGCGCCGGGGTCCTGGTGCTGGAGGACGCCCGCTCCGCCGAGCGCCGCGGCGCCCCGATCCTCGCCGAGGTCGTGGGGTACGGGGCGACCAGCGACGCCTACCACCCGACCGCGCCGCACCCGGAGGGGCTCGGCGCCCGCCGGGCCATGCAGCTCGCGCTGGACGACGCCAGCGTGGCCGCCTCCGAGATCGACCACATCAACGCGCACGGCACCAGCACCGTGCTCAACGACCGGACCGAGGCCGCCGCCATCCGCAGGGTGTTCGGCGACCACGCCCCCAACATCCCCATCACCGGGGTGAAGTCCATGACAGGGCACATGATCGGTGCGGCCGGCGCCGTCGAGCTCATCGCGACGGTGCAGGCCCTGCTCACCGGCATCGTGCCGCCGACCATCAACTGCGACGACCCCGAGGACGCCGGGCTGAACTTCGTGCCGCACCGGCCGCAGGAGCACGACATCAGGGTGGCGATGAGCAACTCGTTCGGCTTCGCCGGGCACAACGCGACCCTCGTCGTGCGGCGTTTCGAGCACTGA
- a CDS encoding acyl carrier protein, with the protein MSKERLLAELAEIVNEVVGLPVNEVQLDRHLRDDLDIDSLSMVEIMVAVEEKFGVATPDEIAGELETVAAVIDHIERNSSVGVA; encoded by the coding sequence ATGAGCAAGGAACGACTTCTGGCAGAGCTGGCCGAGATCGTCAACGAGGTCGTCGGCCTGCCGGTCAACGAGGTGCAGCTCGACCGGCACCTCCGCGACGACCTGGACATCGACTCGCTGTCGATGGTGGAGATCATGGTCGCCGTCGAGGAGAAGTTCGGCGTGGCGACCCCCGACGAGATCGCCGGCGAGCTGGAGACCGTCGCAGCCGTCATCGACCACATCGAGCGCAACAGCTCGGTGGGCGTGGCCTGA
- a CDS encoding acyl-ACP desaturase: MSSTVDHERSATLFWELEPVVAENMERHLAVVRDWNPHDYVPWSQGRDFALLGGEDWRPEDTRIDPAARASLIVNLLTEDNLPAYHHNLMTALGSGGAWGEWVYRWTAEEARHAITLRDYLVVTRAVDPVDLEKRRMQFTSSGGAGEPVELLPNVVYTAFQELATRLSHRNTGSATGCPIGEQLLARIAADENLHMLFYRNLVGSALELAPDETMEAIRDVVRDFEMPGAGQPGFRRFATMIANAGIYDLRLHHDKVIMPILRHWQIFERADFTARGEAAREDLAAFLRKLDAQAGRFTERRAERSAAARR, translated from the coding sequence GTGAGCAGCACGGTTGACCACGAGCGGTCGGCGACCCTGTTCTGGGAGCTGGAGCCGGTCGTGGCCGAGAACATGGAACGCCACCTGGCGGTGGTGCGGGACTGGAATCCACACGACTACGTGCCCTGGAGCCAGGGGCGCGACTTCGCCCTGCTCGGCGGCGAGGACTGGCGGCCGGAGGACACCCGGATCGACCCGGCGGCCCGGGCCTCGCTGATCGTGAATCTGCTGACCGAGGACAACCTGCCCGCCTACCACCACAACCTCATGACCGCTCTCGGGTCGGGTGGCGCGTGGGGTGAGTGGGTCTACCGCTGGACGGCCGAGGAGGCCCGGCACGCCATCACCCTGCGCGACTATCTGGTGGTGACCCGGGCGGTCGACCCGGTGGACCTGGAGAAGCGCCGCATGCAGTTCACGTCCTCGGGCGGCGCCGGCGAGCCGGTGGAACTGCTGCCGAACGTGGTCTACACCGCCTTCCAGGAGCTCGCCACGCGCCTGTCGCACCGCAACACCGGCTCGGCCACGGGCTGCCCGATCGGCGAGCAGCTCCTGGCCCGCATCGCCGCCGACGAGAACCTGCACATGCTCTTCTACCGGAATCTGGTCGGCTCGGCGCTGGAGCTGGCGCCCGACGAGACGATGGAGGCGATCCGGGACGTGGTGAGGGACTTCGAGATGCCCGGCGCCGGCCAGCCCGGCTTCCGGCGCTTCGCCACGATGATCGCCAATGCCGGGATCTACGACCTGCGGCTCCACCACGACAAGGTCATCATGCCCATCCTGCGGCACTGGCAGATCTTCGAGCGCGCGGACTTCACCGCCCGGGGAGAGGCCGCCCGGGAGGACCTGGCGGCGTTCCTGCGCAAGCTCGACGCCCAGGCCGGCCGGTTCACCGAGCGCCGCGCGGAGCGGAGCGCCGCGGCGAGGAGATAG
- a CDS encoding ATP-binding protein, which produces MHGNDPYPLVGRRHETTLIDGLIGDLAENRSALVIVEGGAGAGKTALLNYVVEATRRHGVRVLFTSGGHQHPQQPLGAVRELLEPGRVSVPPAVPGSGPEELFAGLHEHVRHLTDEGPLALVVDDVHRIDHLSLGWLAHLARRLSGIPLLLVASVSTGERPASRESYDDLRNTLNRTEIHLSPLGQEDVERLLGSYRQTPPSPQFAALCRQLTGGNPRFTHDLARLLDAEGVTMDEESAGLLPGLAPPRTAQYISDRLARHSTHSLDVAKVLAVLGGGARPTLVRELCGFEGSVCADTIQSLTELGLLRAGGTVAFVHPIVRTALYRCMRTGERSRHHLTAAKVLAARNGDASLIGRHLLAAAPTTDPEITDLLCDVAVRLASTGDLEQSTACLQRAIQSSLSPVHRAKLTLQLGVALGGYDARASIRHLRHASTGVRTSAEHALIGQHLALATAALGDLDGAISVLDEHVGLLDGQDPTLSRRLRGYRMILETLHAGPAGREWGPAASATDSGARAALATRLAWRGEDLERSIREAETAPATGRSVGAGSLVTSFSLLPLVYADRLDTVERQLLDAEQHLPAVQVPELAVLRSHVALRRGDVAQAEVAARAAVAAVADGLPEPVLFHHLATLVDVLLERGEHEEAADLLRQAGLPHEPPGTWRHNHLLDSRGRLRIACGDLRAGVEDLLACGERLARWGVANPAVSMWRSAAALALDRLGDGSRARTIAREQVVAARAWPAGRSLGGSLRTLALLTPDPRKRVTILREAVQILEKSPAALELGRAVVELGTALAEADQEGEARDMLRRGLDLAQRCGGTALADHAHAELVRYGARPRRRAQTGWAALTPAEKRVAQLVVDGRKNREIAQLLFVSQRTVELHLTNIYRKLNVSSRVALVKAG; this is translated from the coding sequence GTGCACGGAAACGATCCATACCCGTTAGTCGGCCGCAGGCATGAGACCACACTCATCGACGGGCTCATCGGTGACCTCGCGGAGAACCGCTCCGCCCTCGTGATCGTGGAAGGCGGTGCCGGGGCGGGGAAGACCGCCCTGCTCAACTACGTGGTGGAGGCCACCCGGCGGCACGGGGTCCGCGTCCTCTTCACCTCCGGCGGCCATCAGCACCCCCAGCAGCCACTCGGCGCCGTCCGGGAGCTCCTCGAACCCGGACGCGTCAGCGTGCCGCCCGCCGTCCCCGGCTCCGGACCGGAGGAGCTGTTCGCCGGGCTCCACGAGCATGTCCGCCACCTCACCGACGAGGGCCCGCTGGCGCTCGTCGTCGACGACGTGCACCGCATCGACCACCTGTCGCTCGGCTGGCTGGCGCACCTGGCACGCAGGCTGTCGGGGATCCCACTCCTGCTGGTGGCGTCGGTGTCCACCGGCGAGCGCCCGGCGTCGCGGGAGTCCTACGACGATCTCCGCAACACGCTCAACCGCACCGAGATCCACCTGAGCCCGCTCGGGCAGGAGGACGTCGAACGGCTCCTGGGGAGCTACCGGCAGACGCCGCCCAGCCCGCAGTTCGCGGCCCTGTGCCGGCAGCTCACCGGTGGCAACCCGCGTTTCACCCATGACCTGGCCCGGCTGCTCGACGCCGAGGGCGTCACGATGGACGAGGAGTCGGCGGGCCTGCTGCCCGGCCTGGCCCCGCCGCGGACCGCCCAGTACATCTCGGACAGGCTCGCCCGCCATTCGACCCACTCGCTGGATGTCGCCAAGGTCCTCGCCGTCCTCGGCGGCGGCGCCCGCCCGACCCTCGTCAGGGAGCTGTGCGGCTTCGAGGGCTCGGTGTGCGCCGACACGATCCAGTCCCTCACCGAGCTGGGCCTGCTGCGCGCGGGGGGCACCGTCGCCTTCGTCCACCCGATCGTGCGGACCGCGCTCTACCGCTGCATGCGCACCGGTGAGCGGAGCCGGCACCATCTGACCGCCGCCAAGGTCCTGGCCGCGCGCAACGGCGACGCCTCGCTGATAGGGCGCCACCTGCTCGCCGCGGCCCCCACCACCGACCCGGAGATCACCGACCTGCTCTGCGACGTCGCCGTGCGGCTGGCCTCGACGGGTGACCTCGAACAGTCCACGGCGTGCCTGCAGCGGGCGATCCAGAGCTCGCTGTCACCGGTCCACCGGGCGAAGCTGACGCTGCAGCTGGGCGTCGCCCTCGGCGGTTACGACGCCCGCGCCTCGATCCGGCATCTGCGGCACGCCAGCACCGGCGTCAGGACCTCGGCCGAGCACGCCCTCATCGGGCAGCACCTCGCCCTCGCCACGGCCGCCCTGGGGGATCTCGACGGCGCGATCTCCGTGCTCGACGAGCATGTCGGCCTGCTCGACGGCCAGGATCCGACCCTCAGCCGGCGGCTGCGGGGATACCGGATGATCCTGGAGACGCTGCACGCCGGCCCGGCGGGGCGGGAGTGGGGCCCCGCCGCGAGCGCCACCGACAGCGGGGCCCGGGCGGCGCTGGCCACCCGGCTGGCCTGGCGCGGCGAGGACCTCGAACGTTCGATCAGGGAGGCCGAGACGGCGCCGGCGACCGGCCGGTCGGTCGGCGCCGGCTCCCTGGTGACCAGCTTCTCCCTGCTGCCGCTGGTGTACGCCGACCGTCTCGACACCGTGGAGCGGCAGCTCCTCGACGCCGAACAGCACCTGCCCGCCGTACAGGTCCCCGAACTCGCGGTGCTGAGATCGCACGTCGCGCTGCGCCGGGGGGACGTCGCGCAGGCGGAGGTGGCCGCGCGGGCCGCCGTCGCCGCCGTCGCCGACGGCCTGCCGGAGCCCGTGCTGTTCCACCATCTCGCCACGCTGGTCGACGTGCTCCTGGAACGGGGAGAGCACGAGGAGGCGGCCGACCTGCTGCGCCAGGCCGGCCTCCCCCACGAGCCGCCCGGCACCTGGCGCCACAACCACCTGCTGGACAGCCGCGGACGCCTCCGGATCGCCTGCGGCGACCTCCGGGCGGGCGTCGAGGACCTCCTCGCCTGCGGCGAGCGCCTGGCCCGGTGGGGGGTGGCCAACCCGGCGGTGAGCATGTGGCGTTCGGCTGCGGCGCTCGCCCTCGACCGGCTCGGCGACGGGTCCCGGGCACGGACGATCGCACGGGAGCAGGTCGTCGCCGCGCGGGCCTGGCCGGCCGGACGGTCCCTGGGCGGCAGCCTCAGGACCCTGGCCCTGCTCACCCCCGATCCCCGCAAGCGGGTGACCATCCTGCGCGAGGCCGTCCAGATCCTGGAGAAGTCCCCCGCGGCGCTGGAGCTCGGCCGCGCGGTGGTCGAGCTGGGGACCGCGCTCGCGGAGGCCGACCAGGAGGGCGAGGCCCGCGACATGCTGCGCCGCGGCCTGGACCTCGCCCAGCGCTGCGGCGGCACCGCGCTCGCCGACCACGCCCACGCCGAGCTGGTCCGGTACGGCGCGCGCCCTCGCAGGCGCGCGCAGACCGGGTGGGCGGCCCTGACCCCCGCCGAGAAGCGGGTCGCCCAGCTCGTGGTGGACGGCAGGAAGAACCGGGAGATCGCGCAGCTGCTGTTCGTCTCGCAACGGACCGTGGAGCTGCACCTGACCAACATCTACCGGAAGCTGAACGTCTCCAGCCGCGTCGCGCTCGTCAAGGCGGGATGA
- a CDS encoding acetamidase/formamidase family protein, which produces MNIVSYRPAPEELSYTFGGRPAIGRIKPGTIVEMYTEDCFGGRVRSVDDLPSSVCDFPYLNPVTGPFHVEGAEPGDTLALHFVSIEPARDWAVSATFPHFGALTGTHATAMLTPPLEEVVWRYDIDVKAGVARYHARKGDFTVELPLDPMHGTVGVAPAASEARMTITPDAHGGNMDTPELRAGVTVYLGVNVEGGLFAVGDGHARQGHGEVCGTAVEAAMNTVVAVELIKGVSTPWPRLEDDAHLMSTGSARPLEDAFRISQHDLVTWAADLTGLDTLDAYQLVSQIGEAPVGNVCDTNYTMLAKIPKAYLGGSAVYESAHERLRALGRRYLAER; this is translated from the coding sequence ATGAACATCGTCTCCTACCGGCCCGCCCCCGAGGAGCTGAGCTACACCTTCGGCGGACGTCCGGCCATCGGCCGGATCAAGCCCGGCACGATCGTCGAGATGTACACCGAGGACTGCTTCGGCGGCCGGGTCCGCTCGGTCGACGACCTGCCGTCGAGCGTCTGCGACTTCCCCTACCTGAACCCGGTCACCGGGCCCTTCCACGTCGAGGGGGCCGAGCCCGGCGACACGCTCGCGCTGCACTTCGTCTCCATCGAGCCCGCCAGGGACTGGGCGGTGTCGGCCACCTTCCCGCACTTCGGCGCGCTGACCGGCACGCACGCCACGGCCATGCTCACCCCTCCCCTGGAGGAGGTCGTGTGGCGCTACGACATCGACGTGAAGGCGGGCGTGGCCCGCTATCACGCCCGCAAGGGCGATTTCACGGTGGAGCTCCCGCTGGACCCGATGCACGGCACGGTCGGCGTCGCCCCCGCGGCGTCCGAGGCCCGGATGACGATCACCCCGGACGCCCACGGCGGCAACATGGACACCCCCGAACTGCGCGCCGGGGTGACCGTCTACCTCGGGGTCAACGTCGAGGGCGGGCTGTTCGCGGTGGGCGACGGGCACGCCCGCCAGGGACACGGCGAGGTCTGCGGCACGGCCGTCGAGGCGGCGATGAACACCGTGGTCGCGGTGGAGCTGATCAAGGGTGTGAGCACCCCCTGGCCGCGCCTGGAGGACGACGCCCACCTGATGTCGACCGGCTCGGCCCGCCCGCTGGAGGACGCCTTCCGGATCAGCCAGCACGACCTCGTCACCTGGGCCGCCGACCTCACCGGCCTGGACACCCTGGACGCCTACCAGCTGGTCAGCCAGATCGGCGAGGCGCCGGTCGGCAACGTCTGCGACACCAACTACACGATGCTCGCCAAGATTCCCAAGGCGTATCTCGGCGGGTCCGCCGTCTACGAGTCGGCCCACGAGCGGCTGCGCGCCCTGGGCCGGCGGTATCTGGCCGAACGCTGA
- a CDS encoding APC family permease, which produces MTTEPSLEQFGYQQELRRSLSFTDLLVYGLIFMVPIAPFGIFGGVFQASGGMVALAYVIGMVAMAFTALSYAQMAKAFPMAGSVYTYAGRGITPPIGFLAGWVILLDYVLVPALLYLIASAAMASFVPAVPIWGWLIVFVVLNTAVNYAGIQMTARITKIMLIGELIVLAIFLVIGLGALAMGKAQAGALTPLFDSETFSWPLVFGAVSVAVLSFLGFDGISMLAEESKVDSRKIGRSMVAALGLAGALFIVQTWVGALLTPNRTELLTKGDPAGTAFYDMAEFAGGHWLSVLTAVATAIAWGFANSLVAQAATSRLLYAMARDRQLPPFLAKVHPKHKVPVNATLLVAVISLAVGLYLTTREDGIPLISSLVNFGAMTAFLALHISVVVHYVIRRGSRDWWRHLIAPVIGFAILVYVVINANIAAQVLGLIWLGIGVLVLATFYAYGRRPLLAALGETHEKSHR; this is translated from the coding sequence ATGACCACTGAGCCGTCCCTGGAGCAGTTCGGCTACCAGCAGGAACTCCGCAGGTCCCTGAGCTTCACCGACCTGCTCGTCTACGGCCTGATCTTCATGGTCCCGATCGCGCCGTTCGGCATCTTCGGCGGGGTCTTCCAGGCCTCCGGCGGCATGGTCGCGCTCGCTTATGTCATCGGCATGGTCGCGATGGCCTTCACCGCGCTGTCCTACGCGCAGATGGCCAAGGCCTTCCCGATGGCCGGCTCGGTCTACACCTACGCGGGCCGGGGCATCACTCCCCCCATCGGCTTCCTGGCCGGATGGGTGATCCTGCTCGACTACGTGCTGGTGCCCGCGCTGCTCTACCTCATCGCGAGCGCGGCGATGGCCTCGTTCGTGCCCGCCGTCCCGATCTGGGGGTGGCTGATCGTGTTCGTGGTCCTCAACACGGCCGTCAACTACGCGGGCATCCAGATGACCGCGCGGATCACCAAGATCATGCTGATCGGCGAGCTCATCGTGCTGGCGATCTTCCTGGTCATCGGCCTGGGCGCGCTGGCCATGGGCAAGGCCCAGGCGGGGGCGCTGACCCCGCTGTTCGACTCCGAGACCTTCTCCTGGCCGCTGGTCTTCGGCGCGGTCTCCGTCGCGGTGCTGTCCTTCCTCGGCTTCGACGGCATCTCCATGCTGGCCGAGGAGAGCAAGGTCGACAGCCGGAAGATCGGCAGGTCGATGGTCGCGGCGCTGGGCCTGGCCGGCGCGCTGTTCATCGTGCAGACCTGGGTGGGCGCGCTGCTCACCCCCAACCGGACCGAGCTGCTGACCAAGGGCGACCCGGCGGGCACCGCGTTCTACGACATGGCCGAGTTCGCCGGAGGCCACTGGCTCAGTGTCCTGACCGCCGTCGCCACCGCCATCGCCTGGGGCTTCGCCAACTCCCTGGTCGCCCAGGCCGCCACCTCGCGCCTGCTGTACGCCATGGCCCGCGACCGCCAGCTGCCCCCCTTCCTGGCCAAGGTCCACCCCAAGCACAAGGTGCCGGTCAACGCCACCCTGCTGGTGGCCGTCATCTCCCTGGCCGTCGGGCTCTACCTGACCACCCGTGAGGACGGCATCCCGCTGATCAGCAGCCTGGTCAACTTCGGCGCGATGACCGCCTTCCTCGCGCTGCACATCTCGGTGGTCGTCCACTACGTCATCCGGCGCGGCAGCCGCGACTGGTGGCGGCACCTGATCGCCCCCGTGATCGGCTTCGCGATCCTGGTCTACGTGGTGATCAACGCCAACATCGCGGCCCAGGTCCTGGGGCTCATCTGGCTCGGCATCGGTGTGCTCGTGCTCGCCACCTTCTACGCCTACGGCCGCCGTCCCCTGCTGGCCGCTCTGGGCGAGACACACGAGAAGTCCCACCGATAG
- a CDS encoding substrate-binding domain-containing protein, with amino-acid sequence MAEAITPVIQPLEAELIRSRALRVGLVVPVSGVLGLVGPCAINCAILAADEVNLTGGMLGRPVELVLIDGGGPAAQVAAEVGRLAATGAIEAVVGTCGSDVRIAVVRALAGRVPFVYAPPYEGGGHSPGVYFLGETPGRQLRPGLDWLIDRRRARRWFLLGNDYVWPRLVHETARLHLAARNVVVAGERYVPYGMRDFAPVLEELTASRADAVLLSLIGSDLVAFNRAFTSAGLPHPRLCGALEEHGLLGIGGDATGELYGAMGYFASLVTDDSLSLGERYVRRFGPDAPLLNGHGQGCYEAVLMLAALGSRAGTLAVPAVDTIADGTSIVTARGRLTLQGGGVRRRAHIGRADGLDFDIVR; translated from the coding sequence GTGGCAGAAGCCATCACACCCGTCATCCAACCTCTGGAAGCCGAGCTCATCCGGAGCCGCGCCCTGCGCGTCGGCCTCGTGGTGCCCGTCTCCGGCGTCCTCGGCCTGGTGGGACCATGCGCGATCAACTGCGCGATCCTCGCCGCCGACGAGGTCAACCTCACGGGTGGGATGCTGGGCAGGCCCGTCGAGCTGGTCCTGATCGACGGCGGCGGACCCGCCGCGCAGGTGGCCGCCGAGGTCGGGAGGCTGGCGGCCACCGGGGCGATCGAGGCGGTGGTCGGCACCTGCGGCAGCGACGTGCGGATCGCCGTGGTCCGGGCGCTGGCCGGGCGGGTGCCGTTCGTCTACGCCCCGCCGTACGAGGGGGGCGGCCACTCGCCCGGGGTCTACTTCCTGGGCGAGACCCCCGGCCGCCAGCTCAGGCCGGGTCTCGACTGGCTGATCGACCGGCGCCGGGCCCGCAGGTGGTTCCTGCTCGGCAACGACTACGTCTGGCCGCGCCTGGTCCACGAGACGGCCCGCCTCCATCTCGCCGCCCGCAACGTCGTGGTCGCCGGCGAGCGGTACGTGCCGTACGGCATGCGGGATTTCGCGCCGGTCCTGGAGGAGCTGACCGCCAGCCGGGCCGACGCCGTGCTGCTCAGCCTGATCGGCAGCGATCTCGTCGCCTTCAACCGGGCCTTCACCTCGGCCGGGCTGCCGCACCCGCGGCTGTGCGGAGCGCTGGAGGAGCACGGCCTGCTGGGCATCGGCGGTGACGCCACCGGCGAGCTCTACGGGGCGATGGGCTACTTCGCGAGCCTGGTCACCGACGACAGCCTGAGTCTCGGCGAGCGCTACGTCCGCCGCTTCGGCCCCGACGCCCCGCTGCTCAACGGGCACGGCCAGGGATGCTACGAGGCGGTGCTGATGCTCGCCGCGCTCGGCTCGCGGGCCGGGACGCTCGCGGTGCCCGCGGTGGACACGATCGCCGACGGCACCTCGATCGTCACCGCGCGGGGACGGCTGACGCTCCAGGGCGGGGGCGTGCGACGGCGCGCGCACATCGGCCGGGCCGACGGCCTGGACTTCGACATCGTGCGCTAA